The following are encoded together in the Thermus filiformis genome:
- the cas4 gene encoding CRISPR-associated protein Cas4, whose protein sequence is MGDGDLPLEPPPEEPLTATLMGYYGVCPREAWLMGHALEPYPDHELLALGRLLQETAYREERKEVALPGMRLDLLEREGEALVVAEVKRRSGQREAHLLQLGYYLLALKRLGLEARGELRYPEERKVERVELTPDLEARVREAEEALRALLKAPTPPPARRIPACSGCAYFEFCFVEEVEDA, encoded by the coding sequence GTGGGAGATGGAGACCTTCCTCTAGAACCTCCCCCGGAGGAGCCCCTGACCGCCACCCTCATGGGCTACTACGGGGTCTGCCCCCGGGAGGCCTGGCTCATGGGGCACGCCCTCGAGCCCTACCCGGACCACGAGCTTCTGGCCCTAGGCCGCCTCCTCCAGGAGACGGCCTACCGGGAGGAGCGCAAGGAGGTGGCCCTCCCGGGGATGCGCCTGGACCTCTTGGAGCGGGAGGGGGAGGCCCTGGTGGTGGCCGAGGTGAAGCGCCGCTCCGGCCAGCGGGAGGCCCACCTCCTCCAGCTGGGCTACTACCTCCTGGCCCTCAAGCGGCTCGGCCTGGAGGCCCGGGGGGAGCTCCGCTACCCCGAGGAGCGAAAGGTGGAGCGGGTGGAGCTCACGCCGGACCTCGAGGCCAGGGTGCGGGAGGCGGAAGAGGCCCTGAGGGCCCTCCTAAAAGCCCCCACCCCGCCCCCCGCCCGCAGGATCCCCGCCTGCTCGGGGTGCGCTTACTTTGAGTTCTGCTTCGTGGAGGAGGTGGAGGATGCCTAA
- a CDS encoding CRISPR-associated endonuclease Cas3'' has translation MRLLARLEPEEGLLEHLQGVGELAEGFLSFGSGSPQLEGLDRLGSLAGRAHDLGKATPYFQQMLRGERPKGDPLAWHALPGALFAAWAALQEGLEKDALPLFLAVLGHHGGLETPWEKLPAGLAKGRLPQDKKPWAVLPRQLEALKTEEFQKLVLELGLPDPLPFLEGGALEAAKALAKEANRLLLRPGEDTRLHYRTALLYSALIDADRRLAGGAPSPPKPRPIPPEAVASYKAKKAGASPLSPHREALFRRMEEVLAWPLEDLFPARLTLTAPTGAGKTLSALRFALGLRERVGRELGFLPKVVYALPYVSIADQVEEEARRVLEEAGLPPEEHLLVHHHLALARTGEETSLEEALLLQETWDREVVVTTFHQVFSSLVGPGSPLRHLHGLAQGSILLLDEVQTLPAELWPALRALLRDLPGRVTVVSMTATQPRLLEGKELAPPFPDYPRRVLFRWAKEGTLEALADRLLREGPRARLLVLNTVREAVELYRLLRGELPHLHLLTSHHIPKHRRKILSRVRQGLKEGLPVTLVATQVVEAGVDLDFPEGYRAFAPLESLLQVGGRVNRNALGEGTLWVLDLEGGSERRVYGAVLPDRTRRLLEGRLEEGVWDTEAYALLPEYYRLVEEGISQEEGRKLLEHLASLDYGRVELDLVGEVPSLPIFVEWDEEASALLARLEEALALKDPRERRKVLRLLLPRLEAYTVSPLLRRALKNLPPPLLGREEWRHVPREALPDFYEEEVGFKWEMETFL, from the coding sequence GTGCGCCTGCTGGCCCGCCTCGAGCCGGAAGAAGGTCTTCTGGAGCACCTCCAGGGCGTGGGGGAGCTGGCGGAGGGCTTCCTCTCCTTTGGGAGCGGCTCGCCCCAGCTGGAGGGCCTGGACCGCCTGGGGAGCCTGGCCGGAAGGGCCCACGACCTGGGCAAGGCCACCCCGTACTTCCAACAGATGCTCCGGGGCGAGCGGCCCAAGGGGGACCCCCTGGCCTGGCACGCCCTCCCGGGGGCCCTCTTCGCCGCCTGGGCCGCGCTGCAGGAGGGCTTGGAGAAGGACGCCCTCCCCCTCTTCCTCGCGGTGCTGGGCCACCACGGCGGCCTGGAGACCCCTTGGGAGAAGCTCCCTGCGGGCCTGGCCAAGGGCAGGCTCCCCCAAGATAAAAAACCCTGGGCCGTGCTTCCCCGGCAGCTGGAGGCCCTGAAGACCGAGGAGTTCCAAAAGCTAGTCCTGGAGCTGGGCCTCCCCGACCCCCTCCCCTTCCTGGAGGGGGGGGCGCTGGAGGCGGCGAAGGCGCTGGCAAAGGAGGCGAACCGGCTCCTCCTCCGCCCGGGGGAGGACACCCGGCTCCACTACCGGACGGCCCTCCTCTACTCGGCCCTCATAGACGCGGACCGGAGGCTCGCCGGAGGGGCGCCCTCCCCGCCCAAGCCCCGGCCCATCCCCCCGGAAGCGGTGGCCTCCTACAAGGCCAAGAAGGCGGGGGCCTCCCCCCTCTCTCCCCACCGGGAGGCCCTCTTCCGAAGGATGGAGGAGGTCCTGGCCTGGCCCCTGGAGGACCTCTTCCCCGCCCGGCTCACCCTCACCGCCCCCACGGGGGCCGGGAAGACCCTGAGCGCCCTCCGCTTCGCCCTGGGCCTCAGGGAACGGGTGGGGCGGGAGCTGGGCTTCCTCCCCAAGGTGGTCTACGCCCTCCCCTACGTGTCCATCGCCGACCAGGTGGAAGAGGAGGCCCGAAGGGTCTTAGAGGAGGCGGGGCTTCCCCCCGAGGAGCACCTTTTGGTCCACCACCACCTGGCCCTGGCCCGCACGGGGGAGGAGACCTCCCTCGAGGAGGCCCTCCTCCTCCAGGAGACCTGGGACCGGGAGGTGGTGGTCACCACCTTCCACCAGGTCTTCTCCTCCCTGGTGGGGCCGGGGAGCCCCTTAAGGCACCTGCACGGCCTCGCCCAGGGGAGCATCCTCCTCCTGGACGAGGTGCAGACCCTCCCCGCGGAGCTCTGGCCCGCCCTGAGGGCCCTCCTAAGGGACCTCCCGGGCCGGGTGACGGTGGTGAGCATGACCGCCACCCAGCCCCGCCTCCTGGAGGGGAAGGAGCTCGCTCCCCCCTTCCCGGACTACCCCAGGCGGGTCCTCTTCCGGTGGGCAAAGGAGGGCACCCTGGAGGCGCTTGCGGACCGCCTCCTCCGGGAGGGCCCCAGGGCCAGGCTCCTGGTGCTGAACACGGTGCGGGAAGCGGTGGAGCTCTACCGCCTCCTGCGGGGGGAGCTTCCCCACCTCCACCTCCTCACGAGCCACCACATCCCCAAGCACCGGCGGAAGATCCTCTCCCGGGTGCGGCAGGGGCTAAAGGAGGGGCTTCCCGTCACCCTGGTGGCCACCCAGGTGGTGGAAGCAGGGGTGGACCTGGACTTCCCCGAGGGGTACCGGGCCTTCGCCCCCCTGGAAAGCCTCCTCCAGGTGGGGGGGCGGGTGAACCGGAACGCCTTGGGTGAAGGGACCCTCTGGGTGTTGGACCTGGAGGGGGGCTCCGAGCGCCGGGTCTACGGGGCCGTCCTCCCCGACCGGACCCGGAGGCTTCTGGAGGGGAGGCTAGAGGAAGGGGTCTGGGACACCGAGGCCTACGCCCTCCTCCCCGAGTACTACCGGCTGGTGGAGGAAGGGATAAGCCAGGAGGAGGGGCGGAAGCTTTTGGAACACCTGGCCTCCTTGGACTACGGGAGGGTGGAGCTGGACCTGGTCGGGGAGGTGCCCTCCCTGCCCATCTTCGTGGAGTGGGACGAGGAGGCGAGCGCCCTCCTGGCGAGGCTGGAGGAGGCCCTGGCCCTGAAGGACCCGAGGGAGCGCCGAAAGGTCCTGAGGCTCCTCCTGCCCCGCCTCGAGGCCTACACGGTGAGCCCCCTGCTCCGCCGGGCCCTCAAGAACCTGCCGCCGCCCCTTCTGGGCCGGGAGGAGTGGCGGCACGTGCCCCGGGAGGCCCTGCCCGACTTCTACGAGGAGGAGGTGGGCTTCAAGTGGGAGATGGAGACCTTCCTCTAG
- the cas6 gene encoding CRISPR-associated endoribonuclease Cas6, whose translation MGSIPGGRLKLRFHAEGRLPVNYREGLQAALYQALPPSLGQRLHDQGAVEGPRPLKLFVFSRLLGLRYLREERAFQAEGELVLYFASALAEVVGALGQGVWERGGLEVHGVFLRFLGLDLEPLPVGGVLEVEALAPITVYRTEGERTVYFNPLNREFALLLEANLNRKAQALGLSPGRLAVRPLGFRTRNKRVERYKGTWVEGWMGRYRLEGTPHLLRLALLAGLGAKNSQGFGFVREVEEC comes from the coding sequence ATGGGTTCCATCCCAGGGGGAAGGTTGAAGCTCCGCTTCCACGCCGAGGGTCGGCTTCCCGTGAACTACCGGGAAGGCCTCCAAGCCGCCCTTTACCAGGCCCTGCCCCCCTCCCTGGGCCAGAGGCTCCACGACCAGGGGGCGGTGGAGGGGCCCAGGCCCCTGAAGCTTTTCGTCTTCAGCCGCCTCCTGGGCCTCAGGTACCTGCGGGAGGAGAGGGCCTTCCAGGCCGAGGGGGAGCTCGTCCTCTACTTCGCCTCGGCCCTGGCCGAGGTCGTGGGGGCCCTGGGCCAGGGGGTGTGGGAGCGGGGGGGGCTCGAGGTCCACGGGGTCTTCCTCCGGTTTCTGGGCCTGGACCTGGAGCCCCTGCCCGTGGGGGGGGTTCTGGAGGTGGAGGCCCTGGCCCCCATCACCGTCTACCGCACGGAAGGGGAGCGGACCGTCTACTTCAACCCCCTGAACCGGGAGTTCGCCCTCCTCCTGGAGGCCAACCTCAACCGCAAGGCCCAGGCCCTGGGCCTGAGCCCGGGGAGGCTTGCGGTGCGGCCTTTGGGCTTCCGGACCCGGAACAAGCGCGTGGAGCGCTACAAGGGCACCTGGGTGGAGGGGTGGATGGGGCGGTACCGCCTCGAGGGAACCCCCCACCTCCTGCGCCTGGCCCTCCTGGCGGGCCTCGGCGCCAAGAACAGCCAGGGCTTCGGCTTCGTGCGGGAGGTGGAGGAGTGCTGA
- a CDS encoding TM1802 family CRISPR-associated protein, with product MLRELLALGKGLGGGLEDYVQKPPGKKASGKKASGKLYLVDLRPEEKQVQLQPHDLDENICEKYLWVGDPPASNAPRDRATTSKLVYLLGQVPTEMAKDEALRALLAPLLWEPGRAGGKVRYLLDLRGFRLEGAKDAARGPFRIEGGRLLVAPDPWGEEYWEGKKPDAGDLAQRLAELLEEAWGVEAAGKGAKNLFSLALRGEPLARQEAYRRYLLARLLEDRFQNASEGTCHGCGEWGPVVSDSAAFRLKFFIQDKKSFAPGVREEGFRRAYALCRECFAALGAGETFALKRLTLRFLESEALVLPQVDFAAQDLSRLVELVLAEVRGLGRLKAWREFLEQAELAREEVAYLGFSLLFFQRSQAATKVREAAFEVPPSRVEALFGAMEEAGVGGLEDWLFLLPLTRTREGVDAGPALRAVSRLFLGLPFDPQDLLPLWLRTAERAFREDPTLYAPKRGARGALDLVALGADWIRVLRRLGLWGGGMKEIHSGFPLGEEEALFAAYGFGPLEAGLYLLGQAMEAVGQAQARLYEYRKEPLLESIGWQGMSLLRVRHLVAEVMDRAPHYLQGADLTRVLDLLARGTDLLERAQREGLRVSEREVPYYLLMGYAQARARRLRAGKEGQDAA from the coding sequence GTGCTGAGGGAGCTTCTGGCCTTGGGGAAGGGCCTGGGTGGGGGGCTGGAGGATTACGTCCAGAAGCCCCCGGGTAAGAAGGCCTCGGGTAAGAAGGCTTCGGGCAAGCTCTACCTCGTGGACCTCCGCCCCGAGGAGAAGCAGGTTCAACTGCAGCCCCACGACCTAGATGAGAATATTTGCGAAAAGTACCTCTGGGTGGGGGACCCGCCCGCCTCCAACGCCCCCCGGGACCGGGCCACCACCTCCAAGCTCGTCTACCTCCTGGGGCAGGTGCCCACGGAGATGGCGAAGGACGAGGCCCTGCGGGCCCTCCTCGCCCCCCTCCTCTGGGAGCCCGGCCGGGCCGGGGGGAAGGTCCGCTACCTCTTGGACCTCCGGGGCTTCCGCCTCGAGGGGGCGAAGGACGCGGCCCGGGGGCCCTTCCGGATAGAGGGCGGCCGCCTCCTGGTGGCGCCGGACCCCTGGGGGGAGGAGTACTGGGAGGGCAAAAAGCCGGACGCGGGCGATCTGGCCCAGCGCCTGGCGGAGCTTCTGGAGGAGGCCTGGGGGGTGGAGGCCGCCGGGAAGGGGGCAAAGAACCTCTTCAGCCTGGCCCTCCGGGGCGAGCCCCTGGCCCGGCAGGAGGCCTACCGCCGCTACCTCCTCGCCCGGCTCCTGGAGGACCGCTTCCAAAACGCCTCCGAGGGCACCTGCCACGGGTGCGGGGAGTGGGGGCCGGTGGTGAGCGACTCCGCCGCCTTCCGCCTGAAGTTCTTCATCCAGGACAAGAAGAGCTTCGCCCCCGGGGTGCGGGAGGAGGGGTTCCGCCGGGCCTACGCCCTCTGCCGGGAATGCTTCGCCGCCTTGGGGGCCGGGGAGACCTTCGCCCTGAAGCGCCTCACCCTCCGCTTCCTGGAGAGCGAGGCCCTGGTCCTGCCCCAGGTGGACTTCGCCGCCCAGGACCTCTCCCGCCTGGTGGAACTGGTCCTGGCCGAGGTGCGGGGCCTGGGGCGCCTAAAGGCCTGGCGGGAGTTTTTGGAGCAGGCGGAGCTTGCAAGGGAGGAGGTGGCCTACCTGGGCTTCTCCCTCCTCTTCTTCCAGCGCTCCCAGGCGGCCACCAAGGTGCGGGAGGCGGCCTTTGAGGTCCCGCCCTCCCGGGTGGAGGCCCTCTTCGGGGCCATGGAGGAGGCGGGGGTGGGGGGACTGGAGGACTGGCTCTTTCTCCTCCCCCTGACCCGCACCCGGGAGGGGGTGGACGCAGGGCCGGCCCTCAGGGCGGTCTCCCGCCTCTTCCTGGGGCTTCCCTTTGACCCCCAGGACCTCCTTCCCCTCTGGCTTCGGACAGCAGAGCGGGCCTTCCGGGAGGACCCCACCCTCTACGCCCCCAAGCGGGGGGCTCGGGGGGCCTTGGACCTGGTGGCCCTGGGGGCGGACTGGATCCGGGTGCTCAGACGCCTCGGACTTTGGGGAGGTGGCATGAAGGAGATCCATAGCGGTTTTCCCTTGGGCGAGGAGGAGGCCCTCTTCGCCGCCTACGGCTTTGGCCCCCTCGAGGCCGGCCTCTACCTCCTGGGCCAGGCCATGGAGGCCGTGGGCCAGGCCCAGGCCCGGCTTTACGAGTACCGGAAGGAGCCCCTGCTGGAGTCCATCGGCTGGCAGGGGATGAGCCTTTTGCGGGTGCGCCACCTGGTGGCGGAGGTCATGGACCGGGCCCCCCACTACCTCCAGGGGGCGGACCTGACCCGGGTGCTGGACCTTCTGGCCCGGGGCACGGACCTTTTGGAGCGGGCCCAGCGGGAGGGCCTTAGGGTCTCGGAGCGGGAGGTGCCCTACTACCTCCTCATGGGCTACGCCCAGGCCCGGGCCCGGCGCCTCCGGGCGGGAAAGGAGGGGCAAGATGCTGCCTAA
- the cas7b gene encoding type I-B CRISPR-associated protein Cas7/Csh2 — translation MLPNAEILYLYEAKDTNPNGDPDAENRPRMDYVGRRLLVSDVRLKRYVRDYLLARGEDVWVRSREDGSRTDADGRLEELKKEYQKETGKEAGAKKKDLDPEFLSWYLRRLRDVRLFGAVLPIKAEGEGKGGTGQFVGPVQFDWGYSLHPVEVYTATISSVFAGRTEGGKGEHGTFGKDHRVHYALIAFWGRISRRRGEALGLTPEDLEVLEKGLLEGLLEGATTRSKVGQTPRLYLRVDWREGFRPLGDPRDGLRVLPEGGKAPEAIRSVGEYRLEASALSESLSRFKESIARVRLWVHPDLKVEGLSLEGFPVEEVKV, via the coding sequence ATGCTGCCTAACGCGGAGATCCTGTACCTTTACGAGGCCAAGGACACCAACCCCAACGGCGACCCCGACGCGGAGAACCGCCCCCGGATGGACTACGTGGGGCGGCGGCTTCTGGTGAGCGACGTCCGCCTCAAGCGCTACGTGCGGGACTACCTCCTCGCCCGGGGGGAGGACGTCTGGGTCCGGTCCCGGGAGGACGGGAGCCGCACGGACGCGGACGGGCGCTTGGAGGAGCTCAAAAAGGAGTACCAGAAGGAGACGGGCAAGGAGGCCGGGGCCAAGAAAAAGGACCTGGACCCGGAGTTCCTCTCGTGGTACCTGAGGCGCCTCCGGGACGTGCGCCTCTTCGGGGCGGTCCTTCCCATCAAGGCCGAGGGGGAGGGCAAGGGGGGAACGGGCCAGTTCGTGGGGCCGGTCCAGTTTGACTGGGGCTACTCCCTCCACCCGGTGGAGGTCTACACCGCCACCATCTCCAGCGTCTTCGCCGGCCGGACCGAGGGGGGCAAGGGGGAGCACGGCACCTTCGGCAAGGACCACCGGGTCCACTACGCCCTCATCGCCTTCTGGGGCCGGATCTCCCGCAGGCGGGGCGAGGCTTTGGGCCTCACCCCGGAGGACCTGGAGGTCCTGGAGAAGGGGCTTCTGGAGGGGCTTTTGGAGGGGGCCACCACCCGGAGCAAGGTGGGCCAGACCCCCAGGCTCTACCTGCGGGTGGACTGGAGGGAGGGCTTCCGCCCCCTGGGCGACCCCCGGGACGGCCTCCGGGTCCTGCCCGAGGGGGGCAAGGCCCCGGAGGCCATCCGCAGCGTGGGGGAGTACCGCCTCGAGGCCTCGGCCCTGAGCGAAAGCCTCTCCCGCTTCAAAGAGTCCATCGCCCGGGTGCGCCTCTGGGTCCACCCGGACCTAAAGGTGGAGGGCCTTTCCCTGGAGGGCTTCCCCGTGGAAGAGGTGAAGGTCTAG
- the cas5 gene encoding CRISPR-associated protein Cas5, with protein sequence MKVLRFLLKGKRAHFRRFYTNSSALTYPVPPPATLKGLLGAALGLGPEYARRLSGLYLSVRPLGAQRHLFQTVNYLFLKEGKLEELRGLYKEGRTQIPLQFLVGEAGSPVAFEVYAAGDGGLLEELKGALEAPLYPLALGPAYALAWAEEVALGEGRLEEGWEGPGLGWWRVEDLSLKEVPLGTRIYRDRFPVDLAPDRTPTRVEELALEARGEPIPVAYRGRVLVVDGVGVGVVQV encoded by the coding sequence ATGAAGGTCCTTCGCTTCCTCCTCAAGGGCAAGCGGGCCCACTTCCGCCGCTTCTACACCAACTCCTCCGCCCTCACCTACCCCGTGCCGCCCCCGGCCACCCTCAAGGGGCTTCTGGGGGCGGCCTTGGGCCTGGGGCCGGAGTACGCCCGGAGGCTTTCCGGCCTCTACCTCTCCGTCCGGCCCCTGGGGGCCCAGCGCCACCTTTTCCAGACGGTGAACTACCTCTTCCTGAAGGAGGGGAAGCTGGAGGAGCTCCGGGGCCTCTACAAGGAGGGGCGGACCCAGATCCCCCTCCAGTTCCTGGTGGGGGAGGCCGGGAGTCCGGTGGCCTTTGAGGTCTACGCCGCCGGGGATGGGGGGCTTTTGGAGGAGCTGAAGGGGGCCCTCGAGGCCCCCCTCTACCCCCTGGCCCTGGGCCCCGCCTACGCCCTGGCCTGGGCGGAGGAGGTGGCCCTTGGGGAGGGGAGGCTGGAGGAGGGCTGGGAGGGGCCGGGCCTCGGCTGGTGGCGGGTGGAGGACCTGAGCCTAAAGGAGGTGCCCTTGGGCACCCGTATTTACCGGGACCGCTTCCCCGTGGACCTGGCCCCCGACCGAACCCCGACCAGGGTGGAGGAGCTGGCCCTCGAGGCCCGTGGGGAGCCCATCCCCGTGGCCTACCGGGGCCGGGTGCTGGTGGTGGACGGGGTGGGGGTTGGGGTGGTGCAGGTCTAG
- the cas2 gene encoding CRISPR-associated endonuclease Cas2 has protein sequence MYVVMVYDVGVERVARVLQVGRRYLTWVQNSVLEGEISPAQLARLKAELKRVIEPTDAVRFYLFPSREALRVETLGSSKNEPTQFL, from the coding sequence GTGTACGTGGTGATGGTCTACGACGTGGGGGTGGAGCGGGTGGCCCGGGTGCTCCAGGTGGGGCGGCGCTACCTCACCTGGGTGCAGAACTCGGTGCTGGAGGGGGAGATCTCCCCGGCCCAGCTGGCCCGCCTGAAGGCGGAGCTAAAGAGGGTCATAGAGCCCACGGACGCGGTGCGCTTTTACCTCTTCCCGAGCCGCGAGGCCCTGCGGGTGGAGACCCTGGGCTCCTCCAAGAACGAGCCCACCCAGTTCCTTTGA
- a CDS encoding ABC transporter ATP-binding protein, producing the protein MGIRVHGLEKRFGEVRALKGVDLWVRYGEVHALLGENGAGKTTLVNILYGFYTPDGGEIEVDGHPVRISSPRKAQELGLALVPQHPELVEAHTVAENLALGARLPFWLPRRRLLSLLKERLAESPFALDLEAPVYALSAGEKQRVEIVRALLQRAKILLLDEPTSVLTPKEAQELFDKLRLLKARGLGVVFISHKLEEVLEVADRITVLRQGEVVARLDREEMARFPREELKQSLVRAMVGREVEPLPKAAPPKERVVLRVEGLRVPRFGFPLEGVSFTLREGEILGVAGVAGSGQRELVEALAGLRPFGGRVEVFGEPLVMDPMALFARGVAHVPEERAEGVVPGMSLAENLALRTYRRFARRGLLDREALEAWAREKVQAYGIRAPGLWAPIRLLSGGNIQKAILARELEGARLLLALHPTYGLDAGATQEVHRLLLERARAGLAVLLFSEDLDEILALSHRVAALFQGRLVGPLPRGEVTVERIGRMMTEGAA; encoded by the coding sequence ATGGGAATACGCGTTCACGGCCTGGAAAAGCGCTTCGGGGAGGTTCGGGCCCTCAAGGGGGTGGACCTCTGGGTCCGCTACGGGGAGGTCCACGCCCTCTTGGGGGAGAACGGGGCGGGCAAGACCACCTTGGTCAACATCCTGTACGGGTTCTACACCCCTGATGGGGGAGAGATTGAGGTGGACGGCCACCCCGTCCGCATCTCCTCTCCCCGAAAGGCGCAGGAGCTCGGCCTGGCCCTCGTCCCCCAGCACCCCGAGCTGGTGGAGGCCCACACGGTGGCGGAGAACCTGGCCCTGGGGGCCCGCCTGCCCTTCTGGCTTCCCAGAAGGCGGCTTCTTTCCCTCCTGAAGGAGCGGCTTGCGGAAAGCCCCTTCGCTTTGGACCTCGAGGCCCCCGTCTATGCCCTCTCCGCCGGGGAGAAGCAGCGGGTGGAGATCGTGCGGGCCCTCCTTCAAAGGGCCAAGATCCTCCTCCTGGACGAGCCCACCAGCGTCCTCACCCCCAAGGAGGCCCAGGAGCTTTTTGACAAGCTCCGCCTCCTGAAGGCGCGGGGCCTGGGGGTAGTCTTCATCAGCCACAAGCTGGAGGAGGTCCTGGAGGTGGCGGACCGGATCACCGTCTTGCGCCAGGGGGAGGTGGTGGCGCGGCTGGACCGGGAGGAGATGGCCCGTTTCCCCCGGGAGGAGCTGAAGCAGAGCCTGGTCCGGGCCATGGTGGGCCGGGAGGTGGAGCCCCTTCCCAAGGCTGCCCCCCCGAAGGAGCGGGTGGTCCTGCGGGTGGAGGGGCTGAGGGTCCCCCGGTTCGGCTTTCCCCTCGAGGGGGTCTCCTTCACCCTCCGGGAAGGGGAGATTCTGGGGGTGGCGGGGGTGGCGGGGAGCGGGCAGAGGGAGCTCGTGGAGGCCCTGGCGGGGCTCCGGCCCTTCGGGGGCCGGGTGGAGGTCTTCGGCGAGCCCTTGGTCATGGACCCCATGGCCCTCTTCGCCCGGGGGGTGGCCCACGTGCCGGAGGAGCGGGCCGAGGGGGTGGTGCCCGGGATGAGCCTGGCGGAGAACCTGGCCCTGAGGACCTACCGGCGCTTCGCCCGGCGGGGGCTTTTGGACCGGGAGGCCCTCGAGGCCTGGGCGCGGGAGAAGGTCCAGGCCTACGGCATCCGCGCCCCTGGCCTTTGGGCCCCCATCCGGCTTCTTTCGGGGGGAAACATCCAAAAGGCCATCCTGGCCCGGGAGCTGGAGGGGGCGCGGCTTCTCCTTGCCCTCCACCCCACCTACGGCCTGGACGCCGGGGCCACCCAGGAGGTCCACCGGCTCCTTCTGGAAAGGGCCCGGGCGGGGCTTGCGGTCCTCCTCTTCAGCGAGGACCTGGACGAGATCCTGGCGCTTTCCCACCGGGTGGCGGCCCTGTTCCAGGGCCGGCTGGTGGGGCCCTTGCCTCGAGGGGAGGTCACGGTGGAGCGGATCGGCCGGATGATGACCGAGGGGGCGGCATGA
- a CDS encoding ABC transporter permease, translated as MRLEKDPNPSPLKQALALLLGLLLALFLLWPVLLVYGLGPDQALGALLDTLREPLGRAEVLRRSIPLLLIGSGLALAFRTGFFNIGAEGQLLLGAVGAGAVALFLPPGPWTLPLMFLLGGALGAAWAFLAAWLRAQRGVNEILSTLMLNYLAQYLVLYLVSGPWKGETARGFLYTDPFPPWAQLPTLGSSLVHWPTLLLGVVLALGLQVLLFRTPLGFELRVLGGNPLAARYLGLKEWRLLFALALLSGGLSGMAGVGEVAGIHHRLMEPAQISLGYGFTAVIVAWLARGHPALVLFTAPLMGVVLAAGDGLKLAYSVPFRVVDVVAGLILLALVVADRLSGYRWRK; from the coding sequence ATGAGGCTGGAAAAGGACCCCAACCCTTCCCCACTTAAGCAGGCCCTGGCCCTCCTTTTGGGCCTCCTCCTGGCCCTCTTCCTCCTTTGGCCCGTCCTCCTCGTCTACGGCCTGGGCCCGGACCAGGCCCTGGGGGCCCTTTTGGACACCCTGAGGGAGCCCCTGGGCCGGGCCGAGGTCCTGCGCCGGAGCATCCCTCTTCTCCTGATCGGGAGCGGCCTGGCCCTGGCCTTCCGCACGGGGTTTTTCAACATCGGGGCCGAGGGGCAGCTCCTTTTGGGGGCGGTGGGAGCGGGAGCGGTGGCCCTCTTTCTTCCTCCCGGGCCCTGGACCCTGCCCCTGATGTTCCTCCTGGGAGGGGCTTTGGGGGCGGCCTGGGCCTTCCTGGCCGCCTGGCTCAGGGCGCAGCGGGGGGTGAACGAGATCCTCTCCACCCTGATGCTCAACTACCTCGCCCAGTACCTGGTCCTCTACCTGGTCTCGGGTCCGTGGAAGGGGGAGACGGCCCGGGGCTTCCTCTACACCGACCCCTTCCCCCCCTGGGCCCAGCTCCCCACCCTGGGCTCGAGCCTGGTCCACTGGCCGACCCTCCTTTTGGGGGTGGTCCTCGCCCTGGGGCTTCAGGTCCTCCTCTTCCGCACCCCCTTGGGGTTTGAGCTCCGGGTCCTGGGGGGAAACCCCCTGGCCGCCCGCTATTTGGGGCTTAAGGAGTGGCGGCTCCTCTTTGCCCTCGCCCTGCTTTCCGGGGGGCTTTCCGGGATGGCGGGGGTGGGGGAGGTGGCGGGCATCCACCACCGGCTGATGGAGCCCGCCCAGATCTCCTTGGGCTACGGCTTCACCGCGGTGATCGTGGCCTGGCTGGCCCGGGGCCATCCCGCCTTGGTCCTCTTCACTGCCCCCCTGATGGGGGTGGTCCTGGCGGCCGGGGACGGGCTCAAGCTGGCCTACTCCGTCCCCTTCCGGGTGGTGGACGTGGTGGCGGGGCTCATCCTGCTGGCCCTGGTGGTGGCGGACCGGCTGAGCGGATACCGGTGGAGGAAGTGA